One genomic region from Amaranthus tricolor cultivar Red isolate AtriRed21 chromosome 12, ASM2621246v1, whole genome shotgun sequence encodes:
- the LOC130796734 gene encoding DNA replication licensing factor MCM5 produces the protein MSGWDEGAVYYSDQAQFPPGRIGDNTYNSSDASAASSRHSVLLKFKEFIRNFETSSNVFPYRESLIHNPTSLIVNLEHLVAFDPDLPSLLRSSPADYLPLFETAASEVLTSLKSKITGDTGEMEEPFTEDIQILLTSNEDSISMRSLGAHYISKLVKISGITIAASRTKAKATYVTLLCKNCRNVKLVPCRPGLGGAIIPRSCDHIPQPGEEPCPLDPWLVVPDRSKYVDQQTLKLQENPEDVPTGELPRNMLLSVDRHLVQTIVPGTRLTIMGIYSIFQAANSATAHKGAVAVRQPYIRVVGIEEANEANSRGQAAFTADEIEEFKKFAAHTDVYQRICSKIAPSIFGHDDVKKAVASLLFGGSRKTLPDGVKLRGDINVLLLGDPSTAKSQFLKFVEKTAPVAVYTSGKGSSAAGLTASVIRDSGSREFYLEGGAMVLADGGVVCIDEFDKMRAEDRVAIHEAMEQQTISIAKAGITTVLNSRTSVLAAANPPSGRYDDLKTAQDNIDLQTTILSRFDLIFIVKDIRMYSQDKIIANHIIKVHASAHATTGDPKTLKEENWLKRYIHYCRTHCHPRLSESAAKKLQNEYVSIRQNMRQQANESGEAAAIPITVRQLEAIIRLSEALAKMELLEIATDKHVMEATRLFNVATMDAARSGINSQINLTAEMANEIKKAEVLIKRRVGIGSNISERRLIDDLSRMGMNESIVRRALLIMHQREEVEYKRERRVISRKA, from the exons ATGTCAGGTTGGGATGAAGGAGCAGTCTACTACAGTGACCAAGCTCAGTTCCCGCCTGGTCGTATCGGCGACAACACCTACAACAGTTCCGATGCTTCTGCAGCTTCCAGCCGCCATTCCGTTCTGCTCAAATTCAAGGAGTTCATCCGAAACTTCGAGACTTCCTCCAATGTCTTCCCATACAGAGAAAGTCTCATTCACAACCCTACTTCTCTCATCGTCAATCTCGAACATCTTGTCGCTTTTGATCCGGATCTTCCTTCCCTTCTTCGCTCTTCCCCCGCTGATTATCTGCCTTTG TTTGAGACGGCGGCTTCCGAGGTTTTAACGAGTTTGAAATCAAAGATTACTGGAGATACTGGAGAAATGGAGGAGCCTTTCACCGAGGATATTCAGATTCTTCTTACCTCTAATGAAGATTCAATCTCTATGCGCTCTCTTGGT GCTCACTATATATCAAAATTGGTGAAGATTTCTGGAATCACCATAGCTGCTTCGAGGACCAAAGCAAAAGCTACGTATGTAACTTTACTCTGTAAGAATTGTAGAAATGTCAAGCTTGTTCCTTGCCGTCCTGGTCTTGGTGGTGCTATTATTCCTAGATCTTGTGACCATATTCCTCag CCTGGTGAAGAACCATGCCCTCTTGATCCATGGCTTGTGGTTCCTGATAGAAGCAAGTATGTTGATCAACAGACTCTGAAACTTCAAGAGAATCCTGAG GATGTTCCAACTGGAGAATTGCCAAGAAACATGCTTCTTTCTGTGGATAGACATCTGGTACAAACAATTGTTCCTGGCACCAGACTGACTATCATGGGAATTTACAGCATTTTTCAAGCTGCCAATTCTGCTACTGC CCACAAGGGAGCTGTTGCAGTTAGACAACCATATATAAGAGTTGTAGGAATAGAGGAAGCCAATGAAGCCAACTCCAGAGGTCAAGCTGCTTTCACAGCTGATGAG ATTGAAGAATTCAAAAAATTTGCTGCCCATACTGATGTGTATCAAAGAATATGCTCTAAAATTGCTCCCTCAATTTTTGGCCATGATGATGTGAAGAAAGCTGTGGCCAGTCTTTTATTTGGTGGATCAAGGAAG ACTTTGCCAGATGGTGTTAAGTTAAGAGGTGACATCAACGTGCTGCTACTAGGGGATCCTTCTACAGCCAAATCACAG TTTCTCAAGTTTGTCGAGAAGACTGCACCAGTAGCTGTTTATACATCGGGTAAAGGATCTTCTGCTGCTGGTCTTACAGCTTCTGTGATTCGAGATAGTGGCTCG CGTGAGTTTTATCTGGAAGGTGGTGCTATGGTTTTAGCTGATGGAGGTGTTGTCTGCATTGACGAGTTCGACAAAATGAGAGCAGAGGACAG GGTTGCTATACACGAGGCAATGGAACAACAGACAATCTCTATTGCTAAAGCAGGTATAACAACTGTTCTTAATTCCAGAACCTCAGTGCTTGCAGCTGCCAATCCTCCTTCAGGGCGTTATGATGACTTAAAG ACTGCACAGGATAACATTGACCTGCAGACAACTATTCTTTCCAGATTCGACCTTATCTTCATTGTCAAAGATATTAGAATGTACAGTCAAGATAAG ataATTGCGAATCATATCATTAAAGTACATGCGTCTGCTCATGCGACTACTGGGGatccaaaaactttgaaagaGGAGAATTGGTTGAAGAG GTATATTCATTATTGTAGAACTCATTGCCACCCTCGCCTGTCAGAATCAGCTGCAAAGAAATTGCAGAATGAGTATGTCAGCATTCGACAG AATATGAGGCAACAAGCAAATGAAAGTGGGGAGGCTGCTGCTATACCAATCACCGTTAGGCAACTTGAGGCTATAATTAGGCTAAGTGAGGCCCTAGCAAAGATGGAATT GCTTGAAATTGCCACAGATAAGCATGTAATGGAAGCAACGAGGCTCTTTAATGTTGCCACTATGGATGCAGCTCGTTCTGGAATCAATTCTCAAATTAATCTTACCGCCGAGATGGCAAACGAGATAAAG AAAGCAGAAGTATTGATAAAGAGAAGAGTTGGCATTGGTAGCAATATATCAGAAAGACGTCTAATTGATGACCTGAGCAGAATGGGGATGAATGAATCTATT GTAAGAAGAGCATTGCTGATAATGCACCAAAGAGAAGAAGTCGAGTACAAGAGAGAAAGGCGAGTTATTTCACGAAAAGCCTAA